A genomic segment from Pectinophora gossypiella chromosome 3, ilPecGoss1.1, whole genome shotgun sequence encodes:
- the LOC126382151 gene encoding tubulin beta chain-like, translating into MREIVHVQVGRCGNQIGGKFWEVISDEHGIDPNGAYSGDSDLQLERINVYYNDGAKSTYVPRSVLVDLEPGVLDSLRSGPYGTLFRPDNTVCGYSGAGNNWAKGHFTEGADILETVLDVVRKEAEGCDCLQGFQLVHSIGGGTGSGLGTLLLANLREEYPDRILVSFSIVPSPKVSDTVVEPYNATLSINQLIENSDHTYCIDNEALYDICFRTLKLKTPTYGDLNHLVSATMSGVTTCLRFPGQLNADLRKLAVNMVPFPRLHFFMPGFAPLTSRGSQQYRALTVPELTQQMFDAKNMMAACDPRHGRYLTVAAVFRGRMSMKEVDEQMLNIQKKNKAFFVEWIPNNVKTAVCDIPPRGLKMSATFIGNTTAIQELFKRIAEQYSAMFRRKAFLHWYTGEGMDEADFTEADNNLSDLVSEYQQYQDAAAGGEEEYGEEMVAQGDSDE; encoded by the exons atgagGGAAATTGTTCATGTGCAAGTGGGCCGGTGTGGCAACCAGATTGGTGGAAAA TTCTGGGAAGTAATATCCGACGAACACGGCATAGATCCCAACGGGGCCTACAGCGGCGACTCGGACCTGCAACTTGAACGCATCAACGTCTACTACAACGACGGTGCTAAGTCCACTTACGTTCCTCGAAGTGTACTGGTTGATCTAGAACCAGGAGTTCTAGACTCTCTTCGAAGTGGTCCGTACGGGACGCTTTTTAGACCAGATAACACTGTCTGCGGATACTCAGGAGCCGGCAACAACTGGGCCAAAGGACACTTCACTGAAGGAGCCGATATTCTAGAAACTGTTCTGGATGTTGTAAGAAAAGAAGCAGAAGGCTGCGACTGCCTCCAAGGATTCCAACTCGTACACTCCATCGGAGGCGGCACAGGTTCAGGATTGGGAACGCTACTACTCGCCAACTTACGGGAAGAATACCCCGACAGGATCCTGGTATCCTTCTCAATAGTACCCAGTCCAAAAGTATCGGATACTGTGGTGGAGCCATACAACGCTACGCTGTCAATAAATCAGCTGATAGAAAATTCTGATCACACTTACTGCATAGATAACGAGGCGTTGTACGACATATGCTTCAGGACTTTGAAGCTGAAGACGCCGACGTACGGGGACCTGAACCACCTGGTGTCGGCGACGATGTCGGGTGTGACGACGTGCCTGCGGTTCCCGGGCCAGCTGAACGCGGACCTGCGCAAGCTGGCGGTGAATATGGTGCCGTTCCCGCGGCTGCACTTCTTCATGCCGGGGTTCGCGCCGCTCACGTCGCGCGGCAGCCAGCAGTACCGCGCGCTCACCGTGCCGGAGCTCACGCAGCAGATGTTTGATGCCAAGAACATGATGGCTGCCTGCGACCCTCGCCACGGCCGCTACCTCACCGTCGCCGCCGTCTTCCGTGGCCGCATGTCCATGAAGGAAGTGGACGAACAGATGCTCAacatacaaaagaaaaataaagcctTCTTCGTAGAATGGATCCCAAATAACGTGAAGACTGCCGTGTGTGACATACCGCCTCGTGGTTTGAAAATGTCGGCAACGTTTATTGGTAATACGACAGCTATTCAGGAATTGTTCAAACGGATTGCGGAACAGTATTCGGCGATGTTTAGACGGAAAGCCTTTCTTCATTGGTATACGGGAGAAGGTATGGACGAGGCGGACTTCACTGAGGCTGACAACAATTTGAGTGACCTGGTGTCGGAATACCAGCAGTACCAAGACGCTGCGGCGGGAGGCGAAGAAGAATATGGCGAAGAGATGGTGGCACAAGGTGACAGTGACGAATAG
- the LOC126382119 gene encoding tubulin beta-4B chain: protein MREIVHIQAGQCGNQIGAKFWEVISDEHGIDPTGAYQGDSDLQVERINVYYNEASGGKYVPRAVLVDLEPGTMDSVRSGPFGQIFRPDNFVFGQSGAGNNWAKGHYTEGAELVDSVLDVVRKEAEGCDCLQGFQLTHSLGGGTGSGMGTLLISKIREEYPDRIMNTFSVVPSPKVSDTVVEPYNATLSVHQLVENTDETYCIDNEALYDICFRTLKLTTPTYGDLNHLVSATMSGVTTCLRFPGQLNADLRKLAVNMVPFPRLHFFMPGFAPLTSRGSQQYRALTVPELTQQMFDAKNMMAACDPRHGRYLTVAAVFRGRMSMKEVDEQMLNIQNKNSSYFVEWIPNNVKTAVCDIPPRGLKMSATFIGNTTAIQELFKRISEQFTAMFRRKAFLHWYTGEGMDEMEFTEAESNMNDLVSEYQQYQDATADDEGEFDEEVEEE from the exons atgagggaaatcgtccacATCCAGGCCGGGCAATGCGGAAACCAGATTGGAGCTAAG TTCTGGGAGGTGATTTCGGATGAGCACGGAATCGACCCAACCGGCGCCTACCAAGGAGACTCCGATCTGCAAGTAGAGCGCATCAATGTGTACTACAACGAAGCATCCGGCGGCAAGTACGTGCCGCGCGCCGTGCTGGTCGACCTCGAGCCCGGCACCATGGACTCCGTCCGCTCCGGCCCCTTCGGACAGATCTTCCGCCCGGACAACTTCGTATTCGGACAGTCCGGAGCGGGCAACAACTGGGCCAAAGGACACTACACCGAAGGAGCGGAGCTCGTTGACTCCGTTCTTGATGTCGTCAGAAAGGAAGCGGAGGGCTGCGATTGCCTGCAAGGCTTCCAATTGACGCATTCCCTTGGCGGCGGCACAGGATCTGGAATGGGAACGCTGCTCATCTCGAAGATCCGAGAAGAGTACCCCGACCGCATCATGAATACGTTCTCCGTCGTTCCCAGCCCGAAAGTATCCGACACGGTGGTGGAGCCGTATAACGCGACGCTGTCGGTGCACCAATTGGTCGAAAACACCGACGAGACGTATTGCATTGACAATGAAGCTCTGTACGATATCTGCTTCCGAACATTGAAACTGACAACGCCGACATACGGGGACCTGAACCATCTGGTGTCGGCGACGATGTCGGGCGTGACGACGTGCCTGCGGTTCCCGGGGCAGCTGAACGCGGACCTGCGCAAGCTGGCGGTGAACATGGTGCCGTTCCCGCGGCTGCACTTCTTCATGCCGGGGTTCGCACCGCTCACGTCGCGCGGCAGCCAGCAGTACCGCGCGCTCACCGTGCCGGAGCTCACGCAGCAGATGTTCGACGCCAAGAACATGATGGCCGCCTGCGACCCTCGCCACGGCCGCTATCTCACCGTCGCCGCCGTCTTCCGCGGCCGCATGTCCATGAAGGAAGTGGATGAACAAATGCTCAACATTCAGAACAAGAACAGCAGCTATTTCGTTGAATGGATTCCAAATAATGTGAAGACCGCTGTGTGCGATATTCCTCCGCGAGGTCTGAAGATGTCTGCAACATTTATCGGAAACACTACGGCAATCCAAGAGCTGTTCAAGAGAATATCTGAGCAGTTTACGGCAATGTTCAGACGAAAGGCGTTCCTGCATTGGTATACTGGGGAAGGTATGGACGAAATGGAGTTCACTGAAGCAGAAAGCAACATGAACGATCTAGTTTCTGAGTACCAACAGTACCAGGACGCCACAGCAGACGATGAGGGGGAGTTTGACGAGGAAGTCGAAGAGGAGTAA
- the LOC126382150 gene encoding tubulin beta-4B chain-like, producing MREIITIQAGACGNQVGGKFWEVISDEHGIDPSGCYHGDSDLQLERINVYYNEASGGKYVPRTILTDLKPATMDAVRSGPFGCLYRPDNFVYGQNSAANNWARGHYTEGVEILESDLDVVRREAEGCDCLQGFQLTHSLGGGTGSGLGTLLVNRIREEYPDRIILTYSVFPSTRVSDCVVEPYNTTLAMNQLVENTDHTFCLDNEALYDICFRTLKLTTPTYGDLNHLVCATMSGTTTCLRFPGQLNADLRKLAVNMVPFPRLHFYTPGFAPLTSRGAQQYRALTVPELTLQMFDAKNMMVACDPRHGRYLTVATIFRGRMSMKEVDEQLVNIQNKNSTYFVEWIPSNVKIAVCDIPPRGLKMASTFIGNTTAIQSIFKRISEQFVAMFRRKAFLHWYTGEGMDEMEFTEAESNMNDLMSEYQQYQDATADDEGEFDEEAEGEGLE from the exons ATGAGGGAGATCATTACCATTCAAGCTGGTGCTTGCGGGAACCAAGTTGGAGGAAAG TTCTGGGAAGTGATATCCGATGAGCACGGCATCGACCCGAGCGGCTGCTACCACGGTGATTCGGATTTGCAGCTGGAGCGCATCAATGTGTACTACAACGAAGCGTCCGGCGGGAAGTACGTGCCGCGCACCATCCTCACGGACCTGAAGCCCGCCACGATGGACGCTGTACGCTCCGGGCCCTTCGGCTGCCTCTACCGCCCCGATAACTTCGTCTACGGCCAGAACAGCGCCGCCAACAACTGGGCCCGCGGACACTACACTGAAGGAGTAGAGATCCTTGAGTCAGACCTCGACGTAGTTCGCCGCGAAGCAGAGGGCTGCGACTGTCTGCAAGGCTTCCAGCTCACCCACTCGCTCGGCGGCGGTACCGGTTCAGGACTCGGAACCCTACTTGTCAACAGAATAAGAGAGGAATACCCCGACAGAATTATCCTCACCTACTCCGTATTCCCGAGCACCAGAGTTTCAGATTGCGTCGTAGAGCCATATAACACTACCTTAGCAATGAATCAACTGGTTGAAAATACTGATCACACGTTCTGCTTGGATAACGAGGCGCTCTACGACATTTGCTTCAGGACCCTGAAGCTGACGACGCCGACGTACGGCGATCTAAATCATTTGGTTTGTGCCACGATGTCCGGCACCACGACGTGCTTAAGGTTCCCTGGACAGTTGAATGCGGACCTGAGGAAACTAGCCGTCAACATGGTGCCATTCCCCCGACTCCACTTCTACACGCCTGGCTTCGCGCCCCTCACGTCCAGAGGAGCTCAACAGTACAGAGCGCTTACAGTTCCAGAGTTGACTCTTCAAATGTTTGATGCGAAGAATATGATGGTCGCATGCGACCCACGACATGGTAGATACCTGACCGTGGCCACGATATTCAGAGGAAGAATGTCGATGAAGGAAGTAGACGAACAGCTAGTCAATATCCAGAACAAGAACAGCACATACTTCGTAGAATGGATCCCCTCGAACGTTAAAATAGCGGTGTGTGATATACCGCCACGAGGGCTGAAGATGGCGTCGACATTCATAGGTAACACCACAGCTATCCAGAGCATATTTAAGAGGATATCGGAACAATTCGTGGCCATGTTCAGGCGGAAAGCATTCCTACATTGGTACACTGGTGAAGGTATGGACGAGATGGAGTTCACAGAAGCAGAGAGCAACATGAACGACCTGATGTCAGAATACCAGCAGTACCAGGACGCGACGGCGGACGATGAGGGGGAGTTCGACGAAGAAGCGGAAGGCGAAGGATTGGAATAA